The Myxococcales bacterium DNA window GTGCCGCGCTCGAGCTCGAACGCCGCGCGCTCGAGCGCGACGTCGACCTGCCGCGGCCCGGTCGCGATCGCGGCCGCGCGATCCAGCGCCGCGCGCGCTGCCCCGACGTCGCCCCGGGCCGCCTGGGCGCGCCCGAGCAAGATCAGCGTCACGTCGTCGGCCTGATCGAGCTTGGCCCGGCTCAGCACCTCGATCGCGCCGGCGGCGTCGCCGCGGGCCAGCCGGACCATGCCGAGCCCGCGCCACACCGGCGGCGAGCTGGCCACCGCGTCGGCGCGGACCAGCGCCGGCTCGGCGGTGGCGACGTCATCGGCGGCCAGCGCCGCCTCGGCGATCGCGATCAGCGCCTGGGCCAGGCGCGTCCGGGTGCGCGCGCCGCCGCCGCCGTCGGCGACCGCCAGCGCGTGCTCGAGGGTGGCCGCCGCCGCGACCGCGTCGCCGGCCGCGAGCTGGGCCGCGCCGACCGTCGTCGCCAGCTCGGCGTCGTCGGGCGCGGTCGCCAGCGCCTGCCGCAGCCGATCGAGCATGGCCGGGCCCCGCCCGACCGCGATCAGCGCCTCGCCGAACTCGATCCAGTAGGACCGAAAGTCGATCGACTCGGGCGGCACGGCCAGCGGCTCGAGCTCGGCGACCGCCGCGGCGTCGTCGCCAGCGGCGCGCAGCACCCGCGCCAACCGCACCGCGTACCGCGCGCGCGCCGGCTCGAGCGCCCGGGCCCGGGTCAGCGACGCGCGCGCCGCCGCCAGATCGCCGCGCGCCGCCTCGGCCTCGCCGATCAGCGCCAGCGCCGGCGCCGAGTCGGGCTCGCGCTCGAGGTAGCGGCGCCCCAGCGCCATCGCGTCGCCGGGCTCGCGCAGCTCGATCGCGCACTGGCCGTCGACCAGCCACACCGTCGGCGGCGCCGCCGGATCGTCGGCGAGCTTGGCGAGCAGCGGCCGCGCCCGGCGGCAGTCGACCGCCGCGGTCGCCCACGCCAGCCCCAGCCGCGCGGTCATCCAGGTCGGGTGGCGCCGGGCCAGGTCCTCGTACATCGCGCGGGCCGGCTCGGCCTTGCGCGTGCGCAGGTAGGCCTCGGCCAGATCGAGCGCGTGGCGATCGTCCTCGGTCGCCATGCCCGCGGGCCGGGTCCGGCGGTAGGCCTCGAGCGCCACGACCGCGTCGCGCCAGCGCGCGCGATCGGCGTAGTGGTGGCCGAGCAGCGCGTGGGCCTCGTAGCGATCGGGCACGCGCGCGGCCGCGGCCTCGAGCAGCGGCACGCCCTCGGCGACGTCGCCGGCCAGCATGAGCTGCGTGCCGAGCGCGATCGCGACGTCGTCGTTGTCGGGCGCCAGGGCCCGGGCCTTGCGCATCAGCTCGACGCCACGGGCGGCCTCGCCGCGGGCCGCGTACACCGCCGCGCGCAGCACGTAGGCCTCGATCCGCCGCGGGTTGAGCGCCAGCGCCTGGTCGAGCGCCTTGGCCGCGCCGCCGAGATCGCCGCGCGTGAGCGCGCTGCGGCCGGCGGCGACCAGCGCGACGCTGTCGTCGTCGCCGCGCGGCTGGGCCGCGGCCGGCGTCGCCAGCACCACGGCCGCGGCCAGCAGGCTAGTAGCGATAACCGAGCCGCGCATAGAACTCCCTCCCTTCGCCGGGCAAGACCGGGACGACGTCGTCGCGATCGTAGTCCTCGGGCGCGGGCACCTCCTCGCGCGTCCCGAGCAGGTTGCGCACGCCCACGGTCGCGTCGACGCCGTGCAGGTCGGGCGCGTACAGCACCAGGTTCCACATCACGAACGCCGCCGCGGTGACGCCGTCGGTGCGGGTCGAGCGCGCGCCGATCGCGTGGACCTCGGTCGAGATGTGGAAGCGCTCGGCCACCAGCGGCGACGACCCGCCCGCGACCGCGGTCCACGACGGCGCGCCGATCGCGGTCGCGCCATCGCCGTCCTCGACCTTGGTCACGGTCGCGCCGCCGAACCCGAGCCAGCCGTCGGCGTCGCGGTAGCTGCCCTCGACCTCGACGCCGGTCGACTGCAGCCGGCCGCGGTTGTCGAACTGCAGCCGATCGCCGTCGGGCGTCGTCACGGTGTCCTGCTCGACCAGGCGATCGGCGGTCCAGCGAAAGCCCGACAGGCGGGTGGTCAACCCCGGCCGCGGCCGCGCCCACACCACCGCCTCGAAGCTGCGGATGGTCTCGGCGCCGATCGCCGGGTTGGCGATGAAGTCGACGCCGTCCTCGAAGAAGCCCTCGTACGCGCTCGGGTTGCGGAAGCCCTCGGCGTACAGCAGCTTGGCGCCGTAGCGGTCGCGGCTCGCGAACAGCGCCGCCCGCGGCGACACCCGATCCTCGAGCAGCGAGTTGCGATCGGCGCGCACGCCAGCGGTCAGCGCCAGCCAGCCCAGCGGCTTCGCGTCGACCTCGGCGTAGAGGCCCTGCAGGTTGAACGGCGTCGTCACCACCACCACCGCGTCGGGCGGATCGCCGTAGTAGAACGCCTGGCTCTCGGTCGAGATGAACGCGGCCTCGGCCCCGGCGGTGACGCCCAGGCGATCGCCGCCGACCACCGCGTAGCGCCCGCGCACCTCGGCGCCGGCCCAGCGCGAGTCGCCGATGTCGGTGAACGTGCCGCTGCCGTCGTCGAGCACCAGCCGATCGCGGTAGCGGTAGGCGTTGCCGTAGGCGCGCGCGGTCGCGGTCAGCCGCGACGACACCTCGCGGGTGTAGCCGCCCTCGACCATGAGCAGCGTGTCCGACGCCGTGTTCTCGGGGCTGTCGATCGCGCTCTGGTAGGGCGCGAACGGCAGCTGCCGCACCCGCCGGTAGAACCGCGCCTGCGCGAACGCGCCCTCGTAGGCGCCCACGAGGCTGGCCGAGAGCGCCGTGGCGCCGTCCTGATCGACCTCGCCCAGCGCCGGCACCGTCAGCGCCTCGCCGACCCGCCCGAGCGCCGCGACCGAGCCCCGGAGCTGGTGATCGACGTCGCCCATCGCGAAGCCGGCGGCGACGCTGCCGCCGAGGTTCGAGCCGCTGGCCCGGCCCCACGCGCGCGGGGTCTCGGTCGCGCCGCGGGTCACGATGTTGACGATGCCGAAGAACGCGTTGGTGCCGTAGACCGACGACACCGGGCCGCGGATCACCTCGATGCGGGCGATGTCGTCGATCGCGACCGGCGCGTCCCAGCCGTACCCGGCGAACTGGTTCCATGGCTCGTTGACCGTGGCGCCGTCGATCAGCAGCAACAGCCGGGTGTTGAAGTCGCCGACGACCTGGAGCCCGCGCACGCCGACCCGCTCGGTGTAGTGATCGTCGACCACGTAGAACCCGGCCACGCCCCGCAGCGCCTCGGCGATCGTGCGGTAGCCCAGCCGGCGCAGGCGGTCGCCGCTGATGACGGTCACCGCCGACGCGACGTTGCCGAGCGACTGCTCGCGCTTGGCGGCGCCGACCACGACGTCCTCCTCGACCGCGGCCGCCGACGCCACCGCCAGCTGGGTCTGGGCGTCGGCGGTGGTGTCGTCGGGCAAGGGCGGCAGGTCGTCGACGTCGACGTGGGGCGTGTCGGCGCCCGCCACCGTCGCCGCGGCCAGCAGCGTCAGCGCGATCGTCAGCGCCCGGATCATCCGGTCGCCCCGAGCGCGCCGGCCGGGATGGGATCGTAGTGGCACAGCACGAACGTGATGTCGTCCTGGGCCTCGGTGCCGCCGGCGAACTCGTCGATCTGGTCGCGCACCTCGTCGCGCAGCGCCGCCAGCGCCTCGCGGTCCGCGCCCATCGCGCGCCCGGTGAAGATGCTGCGCAGCCGGCGATCGCCGAACAGCTTGCCGCTCGGGGCCTGCCGCTCGACCACGCCGTCGGTGAACGCCACGAAGAGATCGCCGGCCCGGAGCTGGATCGACCCGCGCCGGATGTCGAGCTTGAGCACGCGGTCGCCGAGCGGGTTGCCGCTGGCGGCGATGATCGTGCTCTTGTCGAGCCGGCGGTCGGCCTCCATGTGCATCACGTACGGGAAGTTCTGGCCGGCGTTGGCGTACTGGATCGTGCCCGAGACCGGGTCGAGCACCGCCACGAACGCGGTCATGAGCAGCGACGCCTCGCCGACGTTGCGGATCGCGGCGTCGATCGAGCGCAGGATCTGGTCCGGCGACAGCAGCCGCTCGTCGGCCTCGGCCAGGGCCTCGACCGCGCCGCGGGCGGTGCCGGCGACGATGGCCGAGTGGACGCCGTGGCCGGTCGCGTCGCCGATCACCAGCAAGAGGCGCCCGCCGCTGAGCTGGCGGTAGGTCCACCAGTCGCCGCCACAGCTCGACGCCGGCTCGCAGTGGCCGACCACGCGGAAGCGCCCGTGCTCGACCACGTCGGGCGGCGGCAGCATGCCCTGCTGGACGCTGCGGGCCAGCGCCAGCTCGCGCTCCATCGACGCCTTGGCGGCCTGCTCGATCATCAGCTGCCCCAGGCGATCGGCCATGAAGTTGAAGTTGCGAGCCAGCGCGCCGATCTCGTCGCCCCGGCGATCGTCGACCCGCTGGCGCAGATCCCCCGCGGCGATGCGCTCGGCCGAGATCGCGAGGGCGCGCAGGGGCCGGCCGGCGCGGATGCCCTGGACCGCGGCCAGGATCACGCCGATCGCCAGCAGCGCCAGCGCCACCAGCCAGACCGTGCGCATCGAGGCCTTGGCCTTGGCGTCAGCGGTGGCGACCGCCCGGGTCAGCTCGGCGTCCAGATCGGCGGTCGAGACCCCGAGCCGGAGCTGGCCGACCGTCTGCTCGCCCAGGCCGATCGCGGTGCCGTAGATCCAGTCGGGGCGGTCGGGCGCGACCCGGCGGTGGCCGATCGTGTTGCGCGCGTCCGGCAGATCGCCGAAGTCGACCGCCGGGGCGCCCTCGGTCGCCGCGACCAGCTTGCCTTCCGAGGCGATCGCGATCCACTGGATCCGCGGGTAGGCCTGGAGGGTCGCGGCGATCAGCGGCCCCACCTCGCCGTAGGCCTGCTGGGCCATCGGGATCGCCGCGGCGGTCGCGACGTTTCGCGCCAGCAGCTCGGACTCCCGGATGATCGCTGCCTCGCCAGTTGTACGACGGGCGGCCACATCATCGCGCGCAAGTTCTGCGATCGTGCGCTGTCCGAACCACGCCGAGATCGCTACGGCCACCGCCACCACGATCGACGTGGTCAGCATCAGGCGGACGGATAGCGGGACCCCGGTGCGCGACCCAGACACGGACCGATCCTCCGGCAGCAGACCGAAGTGTGTCAACCCGTCGCGGCCGGGGAGCGCCGCCCCGCCGCCTGGGCGTGCTCGACCGCGGTCGCGAACAACCGCTCGAGTGGTTCGGCCACGGCGTCGCTCTCGACCAGCCGCAGCGCGGTGGCGATCGCCTCGATCGTCGACACCTGCCCGGGCGACGGCGCGTTCCGCAGCCGGGCCGCCGCCGGCACCGGCGCCAGCGTCAGGGTCGGCAGCCCGCGCAGGTACGGGAGCCGCCGCCGCATCCGGCGCGCCTGCTGCCAGGTGGCGTCCAGGAACACCAGCGCGCGGGGCGGCGGGACCGGCGCGATCGTCCGGGCCGGTCCGTCCGGATAGACCAGCCACGTGCCCTCGCCGAGCTCGGGCGTCACGATCACCCGATCCGGCGCGCCGATGTCGATCAGCGTGCTCGCCGGCAGCGCCAGGTGCGCGAGGCGCCCGGTGTTGCTCGAGCGCGTGCGCTCGGTGTGATGGCGGAGGATCACGACCTGCGTGCGGGTGACGATCGGGCCGAGCGCGGCCAGCGTCGGGCACAGGCAGAGCTCGCGCCGGTACAGGCAGCGCGGGCACCGGCCGGGATCGTCCATGGCCCGCGTGTATCACGACGCGAGCCAGCGGGTGGCGTGCGACATCGCTGTCGCGGCTCGGCGCCTCCGCGCGGTCAGCGTCCGTGAGGATCCAATCGTTTGGGCGTGGCACCGAGGTTGCTGTACTGGTCGGCATGCGTCGCCTCGCCACCGCCTCCCTCACCCTCCTCGCGGCCGTCACCCTCCACTCGGCGCCGGCGCACGCCGATGGCACCTACTTCTCCATGGGCATGGGCCCCGGCGAGGTGTCCGACGAGCTCGGCGCCTACGTCCGCGACACCATCCACGCGCGCTTCGCGCTGGGCCACCGCGTCGGCCACATCGCGGTCGAGGGCTACATCGCGCCCGAGGGCGACACCGAGATCGACGCGCCCTACGCCTACTCGGCGCTCCGCCTCGGCGTCGACGCCCGCTACGTGCTGCCGGTGTCCAGCGGCCTGCAGGTCTACGTCCGCGGCGGCCTGTCGAAGGTGTCGGCGACGCTGTCGTCGTACGGCGACGGGCGCTACGCCGAGCGCGACTTCGAGGGCCGCGGCCTCGGCGGCGGCGCCGGCGTCCAGCTCCGCGGCAAGGTCCGGGCGCTGGGGTTCCTGTACTGGCCCCTGTTCTTCGTCCCGGCCGGGCCCAAGGTCGACGCGGCGATCTTTATCGACCACGGCGTCGAGTTCGATCGCCTGCACGCGGTCACCGGTCCCGAGCGCTCGATCGACGCGCGCTTCACGCGCCTGACGATCGGCTTCAACGTCGGCGCCGACTTCTGACGCGGCGCTGGCGGCCTGCCGCAGGTGCCGCCCGGCGATGGCCGCGGCCGGCCGCGAGCCTCCGCCCTCACCAGATCGTGCGGGCCGAGTTGATGACGAAGTCGAGGTCGACCCACGCCATGACCTGCCACGGCGCGCGCGCCACCGGCGCGGACGGGGTCCCGGCGCGCATCAGCGCGGCGCCGCTCGGCGCGGACGGGGTCCCGGCGCGCATCAGCGCGGCGCCGCTCAGGGCATCGGCGGGGTCGACGTCGATCAGCGCCCGCCGCGCCGCCACGCCGACGAACACCGTCATCACGCGCCAGGAGGTCGGCGTCGACGGCGGGCGGCCGGGGCTGGCCTCGAGCTCGACGCCGATCGCGCCGGTGACGTCGCGCAGGCGCCGCCCGTCGGCGGCGGTGAGATCGCGGTAGCGGCCGCGGGCCTCGAGCCGCAGGCGCCGGACCACGACCTGGGTCAAGCGCGCGCTGACGTCGACGTCGTCGGTCACCGACCAGCGGTCGTAGTCGCCGAGCGCGAACGCGCCGGCCAGCTGGGCCTCGACCACCAGCGCCGCGCGATCGAACCGGCCCAGCCGGAGCCCCAGCCGCGGGGTCGCCAGGCGCAGGTGCCCGAACCAGCGCGTGACCAGATCGCCAGCTACGTACGCGCCCCAGCCGTCGGCGTCGTGTTGCTGGCGCCACGTCAGCACGTGCAACGCCGAGCGGTCGCCGAAGTCGCGCGGCGCCTCGAGCCCGTCCCCGCCCCC harbors:
- a CDS encoding tetratricopeptide repeat protein, which codes for MRGSVIATSLLAAAVVLATPAAAQPRGDDDSVALVAAGRSALTRGDLGGAAKALDQALALNPRRIEAYVLRAAVYAARGEAARGVELMRKARALAPDNDDVAIALGTQLMLAGDVAEGVPLLEAAAARVPDRYEAHALLGHHYADRARWRDAVVALEAYRRTRPAGMATEDDRHALDLAEAYLRTRKAEPARAMYEDLARRHPTWMTARLGLAWATAAVDCRRARPLLAKLADDPAAPPTVWLVDGQCAIELREPGDAMALGRRYLEREPDSAPALALIGEAEAARGDLAAARASLTRARALEPARARYAVRLARVLRAAGDDAAAVAELEPLAVPPESIDFRSYWIEFGEALIAVGRGPAMLDRLRQALATAPDDAELATTVGAAQLAAGDAVAAAATLEHALAVADGGGGARTRTRLAQALIAIAEAALAADDVATAEPALVRADAVASSPPVWRGLGMVRLARGDAAGAIEVLSRAKLDQADDVTLILLGRAQAARGDVGAARAALDRAAAIATGPRQVDVALERAAFELERGTAAAAVDALTAVPADERKAAGARLASALVTARHAAGLAALADGQAARALGLLDEAGRDAAGDQAVAIRCDAALAAVASGDRDRALGRLKAIAKLRCPFPAPADTQAVPILTAFVDGLNPRRAGKAADKLAGLTRTATGVPRALAASALRVVAMTAAEQAYRAGKLPAARKHLATARGVESRAGADELTYDLAALDLADGKLAEAKAAFARVAARVPEALVGAGIVADREGDSAKALELWRQAKKAGAKLSGLDEWIAAKERIFGGGR
- a CDS encoding TonB-dependent receptor, producing the protein MIRALTIALTLLAAATVAGADTPHVDVDDLPPLPDDTTADAQTQLAVASAAAVEEDVVVGAAKREQSLGNVASAVTVISGDRLRRLGYRTIAEALRGVAGFYVVDDHYTERVGVRGLQVVGDFNTRLLLLIDGATVNEPWNQFAGYGWDAPVAIDDIARIEVIRGPVSSVYGTNAFFGIVNIVTRGATETPRAWGRASGSNLGGSVAAGFAMGDVDHQLRGSVAALGRVGEALTVPALGEVDQDGATALSASLVGAYEGAFAQARFYRRVRQLPFAPYQSAIDSPENTASDTLLMVEGGYTREVSSRLTATARAYGNAYRYRDRLVLDDGSGTFTDIGDSRWAGAEVRGRYAVVGGDRLGVTAGAEAAFISTESQAFYYGDPPDAVVVVTTPFNLQGLYAEVDAKPLGWLALTAGVRADRNSLLEDRVSPRAALFASRDRYGAKLLYAEGFRNPSAYEGFFEDGVDFIANPAIGAETIRSFEAVVWARPRPGLTTRLSGFRWTADRLVEQDTVTTPDGDRLQFDNRGRLQSTGVEVEGSYRDADGWLGFGGATVTKVEDGDGATAIGAPSWTAVAGGSSPLVAERFHISTEVHAIGARSTRTDGVTAAAFVMWNLVLYAPDLHGVDATVGVRNLLGTREEVPAPEDYDRDDVVPVLPGEGREFYARLGYRY
- a CDS encoding SpoIIE family protein phosphatase, translated to MLTTSIVVAVAVAISAWFGQRTIAELARDDVAARRTTGEAAIIRESELLARNVATAAAIPMAQQAYGEVGPLIAATLQAYPRIQWIAIASEGKLVAATEGAPAVDFGDLPDARNTIGHRRVAPDRPDWIYGTAIGLGEQTVGQLRLGVSTADLDAELTRAVATADAKAKASMRTVWLVALALLAIGVILAAVQGIRAGRPLRALAISAERIAAGDLRQRVDDRRGDEIGALARNFNFMADRLGQLMIEQAAKASMERELALARSVQQGMLPPPDVVEHGRFRVVGHCEPASSCGGDWWTYRQLSGGRLLLVIGDATGHGVHSAIVAGTARGAVEALAEADERLLSPDQILRSIDAAIRNVGEASLLMTAFVAVLDPVSGTIQYANAGQNFPYVMHMEADRRLDKSTIIAASGNPLGDRVLKLDIRRGSIQLRAGDLFVAFTDGVVERQAPSGKLFGDRRLRSIFTGRAMGADREALAALRDEVRDQIDEFAGGTEAQDDITFVLCHYDPIPAGALGATG
- a CDS encoding DTW domain-containing protein; the protein is MDDPGRCPRCLYRRELCLCPTLAALGPIVTRTQVVILRHHTERTRSSNTGRLAHLALPASTLIDIGAPDRVIVTPELGEGTWLVYPDGPARTIAPVPPPRALVFLDATWQQARRMRRRLPYLRGLPTLTLAPVPAAARLRNAPSPGQVSTIEAIATALRLVESDAVAEPLERLFATAVEHAQAAGRRSPAATG
- a CDS encoding outer membrane beta-barrel protein, with the translated sequence MRRLATASLTLLAAVTLHSAPAHADGTYFSMGMGPGEVSDELGAYVRDTIHARFALGHRVGHIAVEGYIAPEGDTEIDAPYAYSALRLGVDARYVLPVSSGLQVYVRGGLSKVSATLSSYGDGRYAERDFEGRGLGGGAGVQLRGKVRALGFLYWPLFFVPAGPKVDAAIFIDHGVEFDRLHAVTGPERSIDARFTRLTIGFNVGADF